Proteins encoded within one genomic window of Haladaptatus sp. QDMS2:
- a CDS encoding M20/M25/M40 family metallo-hydrolase translates to MDDTHRAFLDSLLDAASPSGFELPAQRVWVEYVSQFADEVTTDAYGNAIAVYEGGDPKLALTGHADEIGFIVRTITDDGYVMLDRIGGADKTVSRGQHIMVHAGDGPVPGVVGQAAIHLRDPEDEKISDITEQHVDIGASDREEAEELVEIGDAVTFSTTRQDLHGTRLAARGMDNRIGIWAAAEGLRRAVEADVDATVYAVSTVMEEIGLQGAKMIAHDLNPDVAIAVDVTHATDSPDAPSNKGGDISLGEGPVVARGSANHPTVVDLARQAAEKAEIDVQLQAAGSFTGTDADAFFTTRGGIPSLNIGLPNRYMHTPVEVIDTEDLSAMADLLCAIADHASEYGEFSVSL, encoded by the coding sequence ATGGACGACACACACCGCGCCTTTCTCGACTCGTTGCTCGACGCGGCGAGTCCATCCGGTTTCGAACTCCCGGCCCAGCGCGTCTGGGTGGAGTACGTCTCGCAGTTCGCAGACGAGGTCACCACCGACGCCTACGGCAACGCCATCGCCGTCTACGAAGGCGGCGACCCCAAACTCGCACTCACGGGGCACGCAGACGAAATCGGGTTCATCGTCCGAACTATCACGGACGACGGCTACGTCATGCTCGACCGAATCGGTGGGGCGGACAAGACCGTCTCGCGTGGTCAGCACATCATGGTTCACGCCGGAGACGGGCCGGTTCCGGGCGTCGTCGGCCAGGCAGCCATCCACCTGCGCGACCCCGAAGACGAGAAAATCTCCGACATCACCGAACAGCACGTCGACATCGGCGCGAGCGACCGGGAGGAGGCCGAGGAACTCGTCGAAATCGGTGACGCCGTCACCTTCTCGACGACGCGTCAGGACCTCCACGGGACGCGCCTCGCCGCCCGGGGAATGGACAACCGCATCGGCATCTGGGCCGCCGCAGAGGGACTCAGGCGGGCGGTGGAGGCGGACGTGGACGCGACGGTGTACGCGGTGAGCACCGTCATGGAAGAGATTGGTCTACAAGGTGCGAAGATGATCGCCCACGACCTGAACCCGGACGTGGCCATCGCCGTGGACGTGACCCACGCGACGGACAGTCCCGACGCGCCCTCGAACAAGGGCGGCGACATTTCACTGGGCGAGGGACCGGTCGTCGCCCGCGGGTCGGCCAACCACCCGACAGTGGTGGACCTGGCCCGACAGGCAGCGGAGAAGGCCGAAATCGACGTGCAATTGCAGGCGGCGGGGTCGTTCACCGGCACAGACGCTGACGCCTTTTTCACGACTCGCGGGGGCATTCCCTCCCTCAATATTGGGCTGCCGAACCGCTACATGCACACGCCGGTCGAGGTCATCGACACCGAGGACCTCTCTGCGATGGCTGACCTGCTCTGTGCTATCGCGGACCATGCCTCCGAATACGGGGAGTTCTCCGTCTCGCTTTGA
- a CDS encoding 50S ribosomal protein L37e, which produces MTGAGTPSQGKKNKTTHVKCRRCGNKSYHIKKKVCASCGFGKTAKRREYAWQSKAGE; this is translated from the coding sequence ATGACTGGTGCAGGCACTCCAAGCCAGGGTAAGAAGAACAAGACGACGCACGTAAAGTGTCGTCGCTGCGGGAACAAGTCCTACCACATCAAGAAGAAGGTCTGTGCGTCCTGCGGCTTCGGGAAAACGGCAAAGCGCCGTGAGTACGCCTGGCAGTCGAAAGCCGGCGAATAG
- the purF gene encoding amidophosphoribosyltransferase codes for MADGRDSPHTQYGLTEKCGVVGISLADRAAARPLYYSLYALQHRGQESAGIVTHDGFQQYSHVEMGLVGDAFTLSDLSGLHGRVGIGHVRYPTAGSVDSSCAQPFSVSFKSGSLGLAHNGNLVNADQIREELEGQGHAFTSDGDTEVIAHDLARNLLDGDLIRAVKKTMNRIHGSYALTIMHDDTVMGVRDPEGNRPLVLGKLEDGYVLASESAAIDTLDGELVRDVRPGELIVLAEDGSEYDSYQLVEQENTAHCFFEYVYFARPDSVIDGKLVYEVRRELGRKLWEESGIETDVVMPVPDSGRAFASGYADAAGDGVEFAEGLMKNRYVGRTFIMPTQDERERAVRLKLNPIKSTVEGKTVTLIDDSIVRGTTSNQLVQLLKDAGATEVHMRIGAPAIIAPCYMGINMATREELIAADKTTAEIRDVINADSLSYLSIDAIAETLDKERLDLCLGCVTGEYPYDIDGEETDRNVARPVLSDD; via the coding sequence ATGGCAGATGGGCGGGATTCCCCACACACCCAATACGGCTTGACCGAAAAGTGCGGCGTCGTCGGCATCTCGCTGGCCGACCGGGCCGCCGCTCGACCCCTCTACTACTCCCTGTACGCACTCCAGCACCGCGGCCAGGAGTCTGCGGGCATCGTGACTCACGACGGCTTCCAGCAGTACAGCCACGTCGAGATGGGCCTCGTCGGCGACGCCTTTACGCTTTCAGACCTCTCGGGCCTCCACGGGCGCGTCGGTATCGGTCACGTTCGCTACCCGACGGCGGGCAGCGTCGATTCGAGTTGTGCCCAGCCCTTTTCGGTCTCGTTCAAGAGCGGGTCGCTCGGCCTCGCCCACAACGGCAATCTGGTAAACGCAGACCAAATTCGCGAAGAACTCGAAGGCCAGGGCCACGCCTTTACCTCCGACGGCGACACCGAGGTCATCGCCCACGACCTCGCGCGAAACCTCTTAGACGGCGACCTGATTCGAGCCGTGAAGAAGACCATGAACCGCATCCACGGGTCGTACGCACTCACCATCATGCACGACGACACGGTGATGGGCGTCCGTGACCCGGAGGGGAATCGCCCACTCGTCCTCGGCAAACTCGAAGACGGCTACGTGCTGGCCTCCGAAAGCGCGGCCATCGACACGCTGGACGGCGAACTCGTCCGCGACGTTCGACCGGGCGAACTCATCGTCCTCGCCGAAGACGGGTCCGAGTACGACTCCTACCAACTCGTCGAACAGGAGAACACGGCACACTGCTTTTTCGAATACGTCTACTTCGCCCGCCCGGATTCGGTCATCGACGGCAAACTCGTCTACGAGGTGCGTCGGGAACTCGGGCGCAAACTCTGGGAGGAGAGCGGCATCGAGACGGACGTCGTCATGCCCGTGCCCGACTCCGGCCGCGCGTTCGCCTCCGGCTACGCGGACGCCGCTGGCGACGGCGTCGAGTTCGCAGAAGGCCTGATGAAGAATCGCTACGTCGGGCGGACGTTTATCATGCCGACACAGGACGAACGCGAGCGAGCAGTCCGACTCAAATTGAACCCCATCAAGTCCACCGTCGAGGGCAAGACGGTCACCCTCATCGACGACAGTATCGTCCGGGGGACGACCTCGAACCAACTCGTCCAGTTGCTCAAAGACGCTGGCGCGACGGAGGTCCACATGCGCATCGGCGCACCCGCCATCATCGCGCCGTGTTACATGGGTATCAACATGGCTACTCGCGAGGAACTCATCGCCGCCGACAAGACGACGGCGGAGATTCGCGACGTCATCAACGCCGATAGCCTCTCCTATCTCTCCATCGACGCAATTGCGGAGACGCTCGACAAAGAGCGCCTCGACCTCTGTCTCGGCTGTGTCACTGGAGAGTATCCGTACGATATCGACGGTGAAGAGACCGACCGGAACGTCGCCAGACCGGTGCTGTCGGACGATTGA
- a CDS encoding twin-arginine translocation signal domain-containing protein, which translates to MNRRTFLRASGVVGTAALAGCTGMFETRSVREPPLADFRPNAVYLPTHAEGMEMVGMGKSGDYQFALMYSYPHRFWNMNEGATQRTDAQSDDSVHLMATVWDPETGVVLPETGLSVEIDGEEEVIYPMLAQQMGFHYGDNMPLSGDGTYTATISVGGINIRRTGAFQDKFGDPASVDIDFEFSQSKLEELPYRLLEDEAGNRGALEPMNMEMMPNGTVPAKDDLPGTLVGEATSGDAFFLATLLSGDEVPAGIDGDAYLALSARTPYNQYVIPAMGLSGTLSAAGETVSELQFTRTLDPALNYHYGALVDADASWDELGVTVDIVPQVARHEGYETAFIDMEPMTFQRSS; encoded by the coding sequence ATGAATCGGCGCACCTTTCTCCGGGCGAGCGGCGTCGTCGGAACCGCCGCGCTCGCGGGCTGTACCGGGATGTTCGAAACTCGGTCGGTCCGCGAACCCCCACTCGCTGACTTCCGCCCGAACGCGGTCTATCTTCCAACGCACGCAGAGGGCATGGAGATGGTCGGCATGGGCAAATCCGGGGACTACCAGTTCGCCCTGATGTACAGCTATCCCCACCGTTTCTGGAACATGAACGAGGGCGCTACCCAGCGGACGGACGCACAGTCTGACGATTCGGTTCACCTGATGGCCACCGTCTGGGACCCGGAAACGGGCGTCGTCCTCCCCGAGACGGGCCTGTCGGTCGAAATCGACGGCGAAGAGGAGGTTATCTACCCGATGCTCGCCCAGCAGATGGGCTTCCACTACGGGGACAACATGCCGCTGTCCGGTGACGGCACCTACACCGCGACCATCTCGGTGGGCGGGATCAACATCCGCCGAACCGGCGCGTTCCAGGACAAATTCGGCGACCCGGCGTCCGTCGATATCGACTTCGAGTTCAGCCAATCGAAACTGGAGGAACTGCCCTACCGTCTCCTCGAAGACGAGGCTGGAAATCGCGGGGCGCTCGAACCGATGAACATGGAGATGATGCCGAACGGCACCGTCCCGGCGAAAGACGACCTTCCGGGGACGCTCGTCGGTGAGGCGACGAGCGGGGATGCCTTCTTCCTCGCGACTCTGCTCTCGGGCGACGAGGTACCCGCGGGAATTGACGGCGACGCCTACCTCGCCCTGTCCGCGCGGACGCCGTACAATCAGTACGTCATCCCTGCGATGGGGCTCTCTGGAACGCTCTCTGCGGCCGGTGAGACGGTTTCGGAACTCCAGTTCACGCGGACGCTCGACCCAGCTCTGAACTACCACTACGGAGCCCTCGTAGACGCGGACGCCTCGTGGGACGAACTCGGCGTCACCGTGGACATCGTCCCGCAGGTCGCCCGCCACGAAGGGTACGAAACCGCGTTCATCGACATGGAACCGATGACGTTTCAGCGCTCGTCGTAG
- a CDS encoding fe2+ transport protein, which translates to MNRRHLLHLCALGSVGLAGCLDQGTPAETDTATTTAGDQSPTTTGQPDADGVYIQSFVEGMHMAGMADAGPYKVGLMYTVTHDFWNVNGSQLSKTTIEESDSVHLMTTVWDPETGTVLPETGVSVEVDGQEEVIYPMLSQRMGFHYGDNIPLSGDGTYTATISVGGINIRRTGAFQDKFGDPASADIDFEFNKDTREQISITEIEQAGDPGAVKPMDMMMPLGYAPTREELPGTVLGEGTSDDAVFVVTHLEGDEVPAGIDADHYLAVSARTPYNRFVIPAMALSGTLSRGGEEIYSGTFERTLDPTLNYHYGAGVSGVEPGDTLTVTVDTPPQVARHEGYEKAFLQMREMEISLTGQ; encoded by the coding sequence ATGAATCGCCGCCACCTCCTCCATCTCTGCGCCCTCGGCAGCGTCGGCCTCGCGGGGTGTCTGGACCAGGGCACTCCCGCTGAAACCGACACAGCCACGACGACGGCCGGCGACCAGTCCCCGACGACCACCGGACAACCTGACGCAGACGGCGTCTACATCCAGTCGTTCGTCGAGGGGATGCACATGGCCGGGATGGCCGACGCTGGCCCGTACAAGGTGGGCCTGATGTACACCGTCACCCACGACTTCTGGAACGTAAACGGGAGTCAACTGAGCAAGACGACCATCGAGGAATCCGACTCGGTTCACCTGATGACTACGGTCTGGGACCCCGAAACGGGAACTGTGTTGCCCGAAACCGGCGTCTCCGTCGAGGTCGATGGGCAGGAGGAGGTTATCTACCCCATGCTCTCCCAGCGAATGGGGTTTCACTACGGGGACAACATCCCACTTTCGGGTGACGGGACGTACACCGCGACCATCTCGGTGGGCGGGATCAACATCCGCCGAACCGGCGCGTTCCAGGACAAATTCGGCGACCCCGCGAGCGCGGACATCGACTTCGAGTTCAACAAGGACACCCGCGAGCAGATTTCAATCACCGAAATCGAGCAGGCGGGGGACCCCGGCGCGGTCAAACCGATGGACATGATGATGCCCCTCGGCTATGCGCCGACCCGCGAGGAACTGCCGGGAACTGTCCTCGGCGAGGGGACGAGCGACGACGCCGTGTTCGTCGTGACCCACCTCGAAGGCGACGAAGTACCGGCGGGAATCGACGCCGACCACTATCTCGCCGTCTCGGCGCGCACGCCCTACAACCGCTTTGTCATCCCGGCGATGGCGCTCAGTGGAACACTTTCGCGCGGTGGCGAAGAGATTTATAGTGGAACCTTCGAACGGACGCTTGACCCGACGCTCAACTATCACTATGGAGCGGGCGTCTCCGGCGTCGAACCGGGCGATACGCTGACGGTGACGGTGGACACGCCGCCGCAGGTCGCCCGTCACGAAGGCTACGAGAAGGCGTTCCTCCAGATGCGTGAGATGGAAATCTCACTGACCGGGCAGTGA
- a CDS encoding LSM domain-containing protein, protein MSGRPLDVLEASLGEEVTVRLKDGEVFTGELAGYDQHMNLVVESDEDTTIIRGDNVVTITP, encoded by the coding sequence ATGAGTGGACGACCGCTCGACGTCCTCGAGGCGTCGTTAGGGGAGGAAGTCACCGTTCGCCTGAAAGACGGCGAGGTGTTCACCGGCGAGCTTGCCGGCTACGACCAGCATATGAATCTCGTGGTTGAGTCGGATGAAGACACAACCATTATACGCGGCGATAACGTCGTCACGATTACTCCATGA
- a CDS encoding acyl-CoA dehydrogenase family protein, translating to MELTPEQQAIQEAVREFSLNEIRPTAEEADREQVFPEEVWQGLADLDLLGLNIPEEFGGFGGDRMTYSIVNEEVAYGMLAAATAMSVQYLVNACIDEFGSDDHREQWLPRLASGKSIGAFCLSEPGAGSNPAQMETEAKREGDEYVINGKKQWITNGQRSDVAVVFAKTDRADPRSVTQFLVPKDTPGVEVGKKEDKLGLRASDTTGLLFDDVRIPAENRLTEEGKGLSAALSILTGGRIAIASQAVGVAQSALDEAVSYAQEREQFGNPISEIQTIQHKLADMQTKVQAGRLLARDAARRDDAGEDVQMAASMAKYFASENAVQVANQAVQIHGGYGYTTDFPVERMYRDAKVTTIYEGTSEIQKLVIARNLLG from the coding sequence ATGGAACTCACGCCAGAACAACAGGCGATACAGGAGGCCGTCCGCGAGTTTTCGCTAAACGAGATTCGGCCCACCGCCGAGGAGGCAGACCGCGAGCAGGTATTCCCGGAGGAGGTCTGGCAGGGCCTCGCCGACCTCGACCTGCTCGGGCTCAACATTCCCGAGGAGTTCGGCGGGTTCGGTGGCGACCGGATGACCTACAGCATCGTGAACGAGGAAGTCGCCTACGGGATGCTGGCGGCGGCGACGGCGATGTCCGTCCAGTACCTCGTAAACGCCTGTATCGACGAGTTCGGCAGCGACGACCACCGCGAGCAGTGGCTGCCCCGACTGGCGAGTGGCAAATCCATCGGCGCGTTCTGTCTCTCTGAACCAGGTGCGGGTTCGAACCCGGCACAGATGGAAACCGAAGCCAAGCGCGAGGGCGACGAGTACGTCATCAACGGCAAGAAACAGTGGATTACGAACGGCCAGCGTTCGGACGTCGCGGTCGTGTTCGCCAAAACTGACCGCGCCGACCCCCGCAGCGTCACGCAGTTCCTCGTCCCGAAGGACACCCCGGGCGTCGAAGTCGGGAAGAAAGAGGACAAACTCGGACTTCGGGCGAGCGACACGACGGGCCTCCTGTTCGACGACGTGCGTATTCCGGCGGAAAATCGGCTGACAGAGGAGGGCAAAGGCCTCTCGGCCGCACTCTCGATTCTTACGGGCGGGCGCATCGCCATCGCCTCACAGGCAGTGGGCGTCGCTCAGTCAGCGCTCGACGAGGCCGTCTCGTACGCACAGGAACGCGAGCAGTTTGGCAACCCCATCTCCGAGATTCAGACAATCCAGCACAAACTCGCCGACATGCAGACGAAAGTGCAGGCGGGGCGGTTGCTCGCTCGCGACGCCGCCCGCCGCGACGACGCCGGCGAGGACGTTCAGATGGCCGCGAGCATGGCGAAGTACTTCGCGAGCGAGAACGCCGTGCAGGTAGCCAATCAGGCCGTCCAGATTCACGGCGGTTACGGCTACACCACCGATTTCCCCGTCGAACGGATGTACCGCGACGCGAAGGTTACGACCATCTACGAGGGAACGTCGGAGATTCAAAAATTGGTCATCGCCCGGAACCTGCTCGGGTGA
- a CDS encoding DUF5822 domain-containing protein codes for MPTRVETTEVDGIDYTWIMQVTFVLTILIGAPVVTVLSIPYSLPTWSARASFAIRIGAIIWICTALSVYTYARRSAST; via the coding sequence GTGCCAACACGCGTCGAGACGACCGAAGTCGATGGTATCGACTACACGTGGATAATGCAGGTCACGTTCGTCCTCACCATCCTCATCGGCGCGCCCGTCGTGACGGTCCTCTCGATTCCCTACTCGCTCCCGACGTGGTCGGCCCGCGCCTCGTTCGCCATCCGCATCGGTGCCATCATCTGGATTTGCACGGCGCTTTCCGTCTACACCTACGCCCGGCGAAGCGCCTCGACGTAG
- a CDS encoding PQQ-binding-like beta-propeller repeat protein — MADGGLIWRSAVPRSRTRSAFSLRPILSVMRPRTVLALALVVVTLGSLVVLGATSVLNPSGTLTEQWVSDTGRSVQSNHHAPAAGRIHGQPWVYAPVSGPTDPEGCALVALSGSDGQTRWTHEIPEEGCEIHSVADPALADYDGDGTREVIAATTEQAVIAFDPLTGDEELRYELGSYGYTQPVVADVTGDGASEIVVVDIKGTVAVIRPDGTALWTTNLSTYVWGQPAVADFDGDGEGAEIALSLSNGEIRLYEADGTEQWTKQPFDGSITWMTTGQADDDPQHEMVVATTAGVVGMVDGADGTIEWEHSFGRLAAVHAFGDGDRDGDSEVYATAKDGKLRSMDAATGDIEWETTLTTESVQMMPPPKLGDVDGDGEDELVAVSNDGIVSVVDPVSGDVLGSSQRDVQIFTHPALADTDGDGKAEIYVMYGDGRVFAFDYDER; from the coding sequence ATGGCAGACGGCGGCCTGATTTGGCGGTCGGCTGTGCCCCGCTCACGAACGAGAAGTGCTTTTTCTCTCCGGCCGATACTCTCAGTTATGCGACCCCGGACGGTCCTCGCCCTCGCCCTCGTTGTGGTCACCCTCGGCAGCCTGGTCGTCCTCGGCGCGACGAGCGTGTTGAACCCGAGTGGCACTCTCACCGAGCAGTGGGTCTCTGACACCGGGCGGTCCGTCCAATCGAATCATCACGCCCCCGCCGCGGGTCGGATTCACGGGCAACCGTGGGTGTACGCCCCCGTGAGCGGCCCCACTGACCCCGAGGGCTGTGCGCTGGTCGCCCTCTCGGGTAGCGACGGACAGACGCGCTGGACTCACGAAATTCCCGAGGAAGGCTGTGAAATCCACTCCGTCGCCGACCCGGCGCTCGCCGACTACGACGGCGACGGTACCCGCGAGGTCATCGCGGCCACGACCGAGCAGGCCGTCATCGCCTTCGACCCACTGACCGGCGACGAGGAGCTGCGCTACGAACTCGGTTCGTATGGCTACACCCAGCCTGTCGTCGCGGACGTGACCGGTGACGGCGCGTCTGAAATCGTCGTCGTGGACATCAAGGGAACCGTCGCGGTCATCCGCCCGGACGGGACCGCCCTCTGGACGACGAACCTCTCTACGTACGTGTGGGGTCAACCCGCCGTCGCGGACTTCGACGGCGACGGGGAGGGGGCAGAAATCGCCCTCAGTCTGTCGAATGGCGAGATTCGCCTGTACGAAGCGGACGGGACGGAACAGTGGACGAAACAACCGTTCGACGGGTCGATAACCTGGATGACCACCGGGCAGGCAGACGACGACCCACAACACGAAATGGTCGTGGCGACAACCGCCGGAGTGGTCGGAATGGTCGATGGGGCGGACGGCACAATCGAGTGGGAGCACTCCTTTGGCCGTCTCGCTGCGGTTCACGCCTTTGGCGACGGCGACCGCGACGGCGACTCAGAGGTGTACGCCACGGCCAAGGACGGGAAACTCCGAAGCATGGACGCCGCCACGGGCGACATCGAGTGGGAGACGACCCTCACCACCGAGTCGGTCCAGATGATGCCGCCGCCGAAACTCGGCGACGTGGACGGCGACGGCGAGGACGAACTGGTCGCCGTTTCGAACGACGGTATCGTGTCGGTCGTCGACCCAGTTTCGGGCGACGTCCTCGGCTCTAGCCAGCGGGACGTGCAGATTTTCACCCACCCGGCGCTCGCGGACACAGACGGTGACGGAAAAGCAGAAATTTACGTCATGTACGGCGACGGACGGGTCTTTGCCTTCGACTACGACGAGCGCTGA
- a CDS encoding ribonuclease H-like domain-containing protein — protein MRIENSFIPVRGVGEGTERSLWQSGITHWDEFDRDAVSARKADAIEQFIETGYERLDAGDARHFDDIFPSGEQWRIYENFADDVCFFDIETTGLSHHNSVVTTVSFHQNGETTTLVRDDDLTADALSAIFDDAKVIASFNGKRFDVPFLEGSFDVNIDHPHIDLMYTCKKLGLSGGLKQIEKDIGIDRDEPDITGRDAVRLWKEHERGKDGSLDTLVKYNRADTVNLETLMQTATRRLHENVFEAGCNGN, from the coding sequence ATGCGCATCGAGAACAGTTTCATTCCCGTTCGGGGGGTCGGTGAAGGGACCGAGCGCTCTCTCTGGCAGTCGGGAATCACCCACTGGGACGAGTTCGACCGCGACGCCGTCTCGGCGCGGAAAGCCGACGCGATAGAGCAGTTCATCGAGACGGGGTACGAACGCCTGGACGCAGGCGACGCCCGCCACTTCGACGACATCTTCCCGTCCGGCGAGCAGTGGCGTATTTACGAGAACTTCGCAGACGACGTCTGCTTTTTCGACATCGAAACGACGGGCCTCAGCCACCACAATTCCGTCGTAACGACGGTGAGCTTTCACCAGAACGGCGAGACGACCACACTCGTCCGCGACGACGACCTGACCGCTGACGCACTCTCTGCCATCTTCGACGACGCGAAGGTCATCGCCTCGTTCAACGGCAAGCGCTTCGACGTGCCGTTTCTCGAAGGGTCGTTCGACGTGAACATCGACCACCCTCACATCGACCTCATGTACACCTGCAAGAAGCTTGGCCTCTCCGGCGGGCTGAAGCAGATTGAGAAAGATATCGGCATCGACCGTGACGAACCCGACATCACGGGCCGAGACGCCGTTCGCCTCTGGAAGGAACACGAACGCGGGAAAGACGGGTCGCTCGACACGCTCGTCAAGTACAATCGCGCCGACACGGTGAATCTGGAGACGCTGATGCAGACGGCCACTCGCCGCCTCCACGAGAACGTGTTCGAGGCTGGCTGCAACGGGAACTGA
- a CDS encoding multiprotein-bridging factor 1 family protein — translation MAKYSTGSNRGGGGGDSCELCGKTTGDLRTETIAGAELLVCRDCAPHGDSKRERKERANEPEERRESRKKRAARNVARMADARKGDPTHWEKEGTHYDEDPLPYLVKGYGDLVTAARQEAGLTVSDLAEDLELDEDDVLAVEQGRATSAGVGGSVIEALEERFDLTLAE, via the coding sequence ATGGCCAAGTACTCGACCGGCAGCAACCGCGGGGGCGGCGGTGGCGACTCGTGTGAGCTCTGTGGCAAGACCACCGGCGATTTGCGGACGGAAACGATAGCCGGGGCTGAGTTACTCGTCTGTCGCGACTGTGCGCCCCACGGCGACTCGAAGCGCGAACGAAAGGAGCGCGCAAACGAACCCGAGGAGCGCCGCGAAAGCCGCAAGAAACGCGCCGCACGGAACGTCGCGCGGATGGCGGATGCGCGAAAGGGGGACCCGACCCACTGGGAGAAAGAGGGAACCCACTATGACGAGGACCCACTTCCGTACCTCGTGAAGGGATACGGCGACCTCGTGACCGCCGCGCGCCAGGAGGCGGGTCTCACGGTCTCGGACCTCGCTGAAGACCTCGAACTCGACGAAGACGACGTCCTTGCGGTCGAACAGGGTCGCGCGACGAGTGCCGGCGTCGGCGGGTCGGTCATCGAAGCCCTGGAAGAACGCTTCGACCTGACGCTCGCCGAGTGA
- a CDS encoding HAD family hydrolase has protein sequence MAVNSSSLASADAIVYDLDGTLVRLDVDWKVVRDNVTAALEKKGVETNGEDLWGLLDLGRETGNGPLVESIIADHERTGAQTSTRLFLADAIPTTVPVGVCSLNCASAVHIALEAHDLTERVAAVVGRDSLPEQKPHPDPLLAVIEELGADPENTVFVGDSKSDAETAERAGTKFVYVEALRRA, from the coding sequence ATGGCTGTGAATTCCTCCTCGCTCGCGTCGGCGGATGCGATCGTGTACGACCTCGACGGGACGCTGGTACGACTCGATGTCGATTGGAAGGTGGTTCGGGACAACGTGACCGCGGCGCTCGAAAAGAAGGGCGTCGAGACGAATGGCGAGGACCTCTGGGGCCTGCTCGACCTCGGGAGAGAGACGGGCAACGGCCCGCTCGTCGAATCGATAATCGCCGACCACGAGCGAACCGGCGCACAGACCTCGACGCGCCTCTTTCTAGCTGATGCGATTCCGACGACCGTGCCGGTTGGTGTCTGCTCGCTCAACTGCGCTTCTGCGGTCCACATCGCGCTCGAAGCCCACGACCTCACAGAGCGCGTCGCTGCTGTCGTCGGCCGCGACTCGCTCCCGGAGCAAAAACCCCATCCAGACCCGTTGCTCGCGGTCATCGAGGAACTGGGCGCTGACCCGGAGAACACGGTGTTCGTCGGGGATTCGAAGAGCGACGCAGAGACGGCAGAACGAGCGGGGACGAAGTTCGTCTACGTCGAGGCGCTTCGCCGGGCGTAG
- a CDS encoding DUF420 domain-containing protein, which produces MEVLTRDRVPALTGLLTAISLALVFGAVLGAIPAGVLPRAPAWVYDAIPHANAAISFVAILTIVQGWRWIRQGQILKHRAAMLTALGLFALFLLLYLYRIASVGTTSFAGPETVKLYLYYPFLAVHMVFAIVCIPLLYYVVLTAVTRPINEIPKSNHKRVGRVAAALWLVSFSMGIGVYLLLYIIF; this is translated from the coding sequence ATGGAGGTCCTCACCAGAGACCGTGTGCCAGCCCTTACCGGCCTGCTCACGGCCATCTCGCTGGCGCTCGTGTTCGGGGCCGTCCTCGGCGCGATTCCAGCAGGCGTCCTGCCACGCGCACCAGCATGGGTTTACGACGCAATTCCCCACGCGAACGCCGCCATCAGCTTCGTCGCCATCCTCACCATCGTCCAGGGATGGCGCTGGATTCGACAGGGACAGATTCTGAAACACCGCGCAGCCATGCTCACGGCGCTCGGCCTGTTCGCCCTGTTCCTGCTACTCTATCTCTATCGCATCGCCTCCGTCGGGACGACCAGCTTTGCGGGTCCAGAGACGGTAAAACTCTACCTCTACTACCCGTTTCTCGCCGTCCACATGGTGTTCGCCATCGTCTGCATCCCGCTGCTCTACTACGTGGTACTGACGGCGGTGACGCGCCCCATCAACGAGATTCCGAAATCGAACCACAAGCGCGTCGGCCGGGTCGCCGCGGCGCTCTGGCTCGTGTCGTTCTCGATGGGAATCGGCGTCTACCTGCTGCTCTACATCATCTTCTGA